The window CGGCCGTCGGAAAGGGGTTTTTCTCGAACAGGAAGGTCTTTGCGTCGCTCTCGGTCATCTGTCCTCCGCTCCTTCGTTCCGAGCGGCTTGGTCCGCTCGCCATAGGAGCAGGACTTAGCTCAGATCGGATCGTGTTTCGTGGCATTCATGCCTTCATATGCACAGATATTAGCATTGCCAAAGCAAAATCCGATAGTTTGGCGTCGCCAGCACGCGAAAGCCCGAACAAGAAAAAGCCCGGCTGATCGGCCGGGCTTCTTCGAAGAATTGCTTGAATCTCAATTTGCCGGTGCGGGGGCCGGAGCCTGCGAATCCTGCGCCGTCTGGCCCTCGGCCGGAGCGGCTCCCTCGGCCGGAACGGCTTCCGACTGTCCCTGCGCCGGGGCTGTTCCTTCAGCCGGGGCGGCCTCCGCCTGACCTTCGGCCGGGGCGGTTTCCGCTGCTCCCGTTGCTTCCGGAGCCGGCAGCGGCGCCGGGTTGTCCGAGTGCTCGCGGAGCCAGGCGATCAGGTTGGCGCGCTCGTCGGCTTTCTTAAGGCCAGCAAAGCCCATGGCCGTTCCCGGCACGTGCTTCTTCGGCGCCTCCAGGAAATAACTCAGGTGGTCGTAGTCCCAGACGACCTTGCCCCCTTCGGCGAAGGTCTGCATGCCGGCGGAATAGCTGAAGCCCTCATGCGAGGCGACCGGGCGGTTGACGATGTCCCACAGGTTCGGGCCGACCTTGTTGGGTCCGCCCTTCTCCATGGTGTGACAGCTCGCGCACTTCTTGAATACGGCTTCGCCAGCTGCGGCATCGGCGGTCGCAAGCAGCGGACCGATCGGTTCGGGAGCGGCTTCCCCGCCGCCGGCAGCTCCGGGTTCGGCCGTCGTCTCCTCGGCGACGATCGCGAACCCTTCCTTCTCGGGAGCTTCGGAATGGAAAATGCCCTCCGAGGCAATGGACACGGTCATCAGCACGAAGACCGTACCCAGCAAGGCACCCATACCCATGTTCACATATGGATTCATCTGCAAACGCTCCCTTTGCCACCGGCGCAAACAAAAAACCGGCCCATCTTGAAATCGCGCGGAACCTATGTCTTTTGGCTCTGCGTTGCAACAGTGATTATGGCCCCCGAAGTGAGACCTTTTGACACTTTCTGTGGGGTTTTTGAAGGCCAGACGATGATTCGTGAAAATTCCGTCAAAAGCTTGGTGCTCATTCCGGCGCGCATGGCCTCGACGAGGCTGCCGGGAAAGCCGCTCGCCGACATCTGCGGCCTGCCGATGATTGTCCAGGTCGCCCGGCGTGCGCAGGAGGCGGATGTCGGGCGAATCGTCGTAGCCGTCGATCAGCCGGAGGTGTTTGCCGCCGTGAGCGACGCAGGCTTCGAGGCGATCATGACGCGGGGCGACCACCAGTCCGGCTCCGACCGGATCTATGAGGCGCTCACGAAGGCAGACCCGGAAGGCGAGGCCGAGATCGTCATCAACGTCCAGGGGGACCTGCCGACGATCGAGCCCGGGCCGATCCGCGCGGCGCTCAAACCCCTCGAGAATGCGGCGACCGACATCGCCACATTGACGGTGGCGATCACCGATGAGCACGAAAAGACCAATCCCAATGTCGTCAAGGTCGTCGGTTCGCCGCTTTCGGAAAGCAGGCTGCGCGCGCTTTACTTCACCCGCACGACGGCGCCCTATGGCGCCGGCCCGCTATACCACCACATCGGTCTTTACGCCTATCGGCGCAAGGCGCTCGAGACTTTCGTGTCGTTGACGCCCTCCACCCTCGAAAAGCGCGAATCGCTCGAGCAATTACGGGCGCTTGAAGCCGGCATGCGCATCGACGTCGAGATCGTCGATTCCGTGCCGCTCGGCGTCGATACGCCGGATGACCTCGAAAAGGCCCGTCGCATTCTTTCCGCCAGAAGCTGAGAAGGGAAACCAGAGTGACCGTCAAGACCAACAGGATTTCCTTTCAAGGCGACCATGGCGCCAATTCGGACATGGCATGCCGCGACATGTTTGCGGACATGGAGCCGCTGCCCTGCCAGACCTTCGAGGATGCCTTTCTAGCGGTCGAGAACGGCGATGCCGATCTGGCGATGATCCCGATCGAGAACACAATCGCCGGGCGCGTCGCCGACATCCACCACCTGCTGCCCGAATCGCGCCTCTTCATCGTCGGCGAATATTTCATGCCGATCCGCTTCCAGCTGATGGTGCTGCCGGGTGTCAAGCGCGACGAGATCCGCACGGTGCACAGCCATATCCATGCGCTCGGCCAGTGCCGCAAGATCGTGCGCGCCAACGGCTGGAAGCCCGTGGTAGCCGGCGACACGGCCGGCGCAGCCAAGCTCGTCATGGAAACGGGGGACCGTTCGATGGCGGCGCTCGCTCCGAGACTGGCCGCCGAGCTCTATGGTCTGGAGATCATCGCTGAGAATGTCGAGGACACCGACAGCAACGTGACCCGCTTCGTCGTTCTCTCGCGCGAAGAACAGCGGATCGTGCGCAAGTCCGACGACGAAGTGATCATCACCACTTTCGTCTTCAACGTGCGCAACATCCCGGCTGCGCTCTACAAGGCGCTCGGCGGCTTTGCGACCAACGGCATCAACATGACCAAGCTCGAGAGCTACCAACTCGGCGGCAAGTTCGTGGCGACGCAGTTCTATGCGGACATCGAAGGGCATCCTGACGATGTTGCCGTCCGGCACGCAATGGACGAGCTGCGCTTCTTTTCCGAGAAGGTGCGCATCCTTGGCATCTATCCGGCTCACCCGATGCGCGGCGTGCTCTGACCGCACATCGCGCCTCTGCCTGAAAAAGCGGCAAAAGTGCGGCTGGGTGCCACGCGCTGAGCGCATGCCTAATTTGCAATCATGGCACTACATGAATTCTGGGCAAATGCCTATTTGATGCTCGTCAAGATATGGAGTTTCAAAGATGAAGATCCGCCAGAAGATCATGGAATATGCAACGAAGCGCCGCGCAATCCGCGAGCTGAACGCCCTCGACGATCATGCGCTGAGCGATATCGGCCTTTCCCGTTCGCAGATTCACGCCGCCGTCTACGGCCGCTGATGAGAGATATGCATGCGCGCCTCCTGGCAGCGCGGCGCAGTCGTTTTGAACGCCCCGCCGTCACCCGAGCGGGGCGTTTCGTTTGCAAAGATCGCACCAAGGCGAACACCGGCCAATTGCCACGATTTTGGCCGCTGCCGGGCTTGCCTCCAATCGTTCCAATCTAGCCTCCGTAGAATTGCCCCGGCCTTGTACAAGCCGCTCTTTCTGCCGATGATGACGGCCGTGAGGGCTGTCAGGAACGGGCAACAAGGGGGTGCGGTTTTCCGCGCGCCATCGTCCTGATCATTCAGTGAGGGGCAACAAATGAATTCAAACGGTGCGATGGCATTCGACGCCGGTACTCTATCTGCGGACCACATGGTCGAACTTCTTAGCAGGCACTATAGCAATATCGAGCTGAAGCCCCATTCGGCGCAGCTAAAGCTTGCGACTGCGGGTCTGCTGGGGCGCATCGGCGAACTGCGCTACGATTTCGCAGACACCAGCGGCGGCTTCGACATAGTGCCCGTTGAGGGCGAGTTCGCCCTGTTTACGTTCCCCGAAGCGGGGGGAATGCTTCTGGAAACCGAGAGCGGCCTTTGGGAAACCGGCTCAAGCGAGGCGGTCGCCAGCAATGGCGGACACGTTCGCCGCTATGGCTTTCCCGGGCAGCGAAAGCACACCAATCTCGCCTTTCAACCCGAGATCCTGCAAACGCGTCTGTCGGTCCTCTTCGAAACGC is drawn from Sinorhizobium sojae CCBAU 05684 and contains these coding sequences:
- a CDS encoding prephenate dehydratase, encoding MTVKTNRISFQGDHGANSDMACRDMFADMEPLPCQTFEDAFLAVENGDADLAMIPIENTIAGRVADIHHLLPESRLFIVGEYFMPIRFQLMVLPGVKRDEIRTVHSHIHALGQCRKIVRANGWKPVVAGDTAGAAKLVMETGDRSMAALAPRLAAELYGLEIIAENVEDTDSNVTRFVVLSREEQRIVRKSDDEVIITTFVFNVRNIPAALYKALGGFATNGINMTKLESYQLGGKFVATQFYADIEGHPDDVAVRHAMDELRFFSEKVRILGIYPAHPMRGVL
- a CDS encoding DUF1127 domain-containing protein, whose amino-acid sequence is MKIRQKIMEYATKRRAIRELNALDDHALSDIGLSRSQIHAAVYGR
- a CDS encoding c-type cytochrome: MNPYVNMGMGALLGTVFVLMTVSIASEGIFHSEAPEKEGFAIVAEETTAEPGAAGGGEAAPEPIGPLLATADAAAGEAVFKKCASCHTMEKGGPNKVGPNLWDIVNRPVASHEGFSYSAGMQTFAEGGKVVWDYDHLSYFLEAPKKHVPGTAMGFAGLKKADERANLIAWLREHSDNPAPLPAPEATGAAETAPAEGQAEAAPAEGTAPAQGQSEAVPAEGAAPAEGQTAQDSQAPAPAPAN
- a CDS encoding 3-deoxy-manno-octulosonate cytidylyltransferase, with product MIRENSVKSLVLIPARMASTRLPGKPLADICGLPMIVQVARRAQEADVGRIVVAVDQPEVFAAVSDAGFEAIMTRGDHQSGSDRIYEALTKADPEGEAEIVINVQGDLPTIEPGPIRAALKPLENAATDIATLTVAITDEHEKTNPNVVKVVGSPLSESRLRALYFTRTTAPYGAGPLYHHIGLYAYRRKALETFVSLTPSTLEKRESLEQLRALEAGMRIDVEIVDSVPLGVDTPDDLEKARRILSARS